One window of the Chryseobacterium camelliae genome contains the following:
- a CDS encoding ComEC/Rec2 family competence protein, with protein MFQDRFSLSDAVVYSIAGVCILAFTAQFLTLYVLHKLRPYVLGMLFFGAGITAHFIHAFSEGDFRLNAHSNVVFRITKKLNSTGKNRKYEIEGQSGTKVFNAVLYIPKNHEELDFNHYYQARGYISRPESPKSDFQFDYARYLNRKNIRYQCYIRDEISSAVRKDISLTESIQQKRLEVLQKIDRAGLSKTTREFLKGIILADRTETDAVTAQDFNRSGLMHFLAISGTHIVVIFGVVYIILTRYVPASFRKYAIVLSLVFIWIFAAFIGFGNSVVRSCIMLSIYYIYVLLQRKPDLLHSLSLSAFIILITDTQQLFDVGFQLTFAAVLGIFWLNRPILQYFPKQDHFIKKIIFNTVSISIAAQLATLPLVLYYFHQFSFISIIANFVIVPFSEVIIIFSFVMTGIIALGFDFTFLNVIYDTVIRWLLRTIHWFAGFKDVFLEDIPLNLIEMLLLFIIVYQLRYAVLKPDYRNAARMITVIIIFLMIRTVFNIAENRRKEVLVHRLYKNTVFSVKHGAKACFWIKEGSDKEHIMRYIIHPYTASRRLDEVVVKVFPADAEQVTYKGKIYPLN; from the coding sequence TTGTTCCAGGACAGATTCTCCTTATCAGATGCTGTAGTCTATAGTATTGCAGGCGTATGTATTCTGGCATTTACAGCTCAGTTTTTAACATTGTACGTATTGCATAAGCTAAGGCCGTATGTATTGGGTATGTTATTCTTCGGAGCGGGGATTACGGCACATTTTATCCATGCTTTTTCTGAAGGTGATTTCCGGTTGAACGCTCACTCGAATGTGGTGTTCAGGATTACGAAAAAGCTTAATTCAACCGGGAAAAATAGAAAGTATGAGATTGAGGGGCAATCCGGAACAAAAGTTTTCAATGCCGTGCTGTATATTCCTAAAAATCATGAAGAGCTGGACTTTAACCACTATTACCAGGCCCGCGGATACATCAGCAGGCCTGAATCGCCAAAATCAGATTTCCAGTTTGATTACGCCCGCTACCTGAATCGGAAAAATATCAGGTATCAATGTTATATCCGTGATGAGATATCTTCTGCGGTGCGCAAAGATATAAGTCTTACAGAATCCATCCAACAGAAAAGGCTTGAGGTCCTGCAAAAGATCGACCGTGCAGGATTGTCGAAAACAACCCGGGAATTTTTAAAAGGGATTATCCTGGCAGACCGTACGGAAACGGATGCCGTTACCGCTCAGGATTTCAACCGGTCCGGCCTGATGCATTTCCTCGCTATTTCAGGAACTCATATCGTCGTCATTTTCGGTGTGGTGTACATTATCCTGACACGTTATGTGCCGGCTTCTTTCAGGAAGTACGCGATTGTGCTGAGCCTGGTGTTCATATGGATATTTGCTGCCTTTATAGGATTCGGGAATTCTGTGGTACGCTCCTGCATTATGCTGAGCATCTACTATATATACGTCCTGTTGCAGCGGAAGCCGGATCTGCTGCATTCCCTTTCCTTATCTGCCTTTATCATCCTGATAACAGATACCCAACAGCTTTTTGATGTAGGTTTTCAGCTTACTTTTGCCGCGGTTCTGGGGATTTTCTGGCTGAACAGGCCGATCTTGCAGTATTTCCCGAAGCAGGATCATTTCATCAAGAAGATTATATTCAATACGGTTTCTATTTCCATTGCCGCCCAGCTGGCCACACTGCCGCTTGTGCTCTATTATTTTCACCAGTTTTCTTTCATCTCCATCATTGCTAATTTTGTCATCGTCCCGTTTTCAGAGGTAATTATTATTTTCTCATTTGTCATGACGGGAATCATAGCACTGGGTTTTGATTTTACTTTTCTAAATGTTATTTATGATACTGTAATCCGCTGGCTGCTCCGGACCATTCACTGGTTTGCCGGCTTTAAAGATGTTTTCCTTGAGGACATTCCATTAAACCTGATCGAAATGCTGCTGCTTTTCATTATAGTGTATCAGTTGAGATATGCAGTACTTAAGCCTGATTACAGGAATGCTGCCAGAATGATTACCGTAATCATTATTTTTCTGATGATCAGAACTGTTTTTAACATTGCAGAGAACCGGCGTAAGGAGGTTCTTGTCCACAGATTGTATAAGAATACAGTATTTTCTGTAAAGCACGGAGCGAAAGCCTGTTTCTGGATCAAAGAAGGATCAGATAAGGAACATATCATGAGATATATCATCCATCCTTATACCGCATCAAGAAGGCTCGATGAAGTGGTGGTGAAAGTTTTTCCTGCCGATGCAGAGCAAGTCACTTATAAAGGTAAAATCTATCCTCTGAATTAG
- a CDS encoding succinate dehydrogenase cytochrome b subunit: MAGLTSSTIGRKYAMALSAIFLLIFLVMHLAVNLLSVFGETAYNNASQFMGYNPLIQFIMQPVLIFAVIYHFVMGFVLEIKNKKARPINYAMNRGSDNSSWSSRNMILSGAVILAFLVLHMYDFWFHEMNYKYVNGLPIEESRFWGDLHAKFADVWRVVLYVISFVLLGLHLSHGFQSSFQSLGARHPKYMPMLRRVSIWYSILIPLGFIFIAIYHFITQ; this comes from the coding sequence ATGGCAGGTTTAACGAGTTCTACAATAGGTAGAAAGTATGCTATGGCATTGTCAGCTATTTTTTTGCTGATCTTTTTGGTAATGCACCTTGCAGTCAACCTTTTATCGGTTTTCGGTGAAACGGCTTACAACAATGCTTCGCAGTTCATGGGATATAATCCTCTTATCCAGTTTATAATGCAGCCGGTACTGATCTTTGCTGTGATTTACCATTTTGTAATGGGATTTGTTCTGGAAATCAAAAATAAAAAAGCACGTCCTATCAATTATGCAATGAACAGGGGATCTGATAACTCATCATGGTCTTCCCGTAACATGATCCTTTCCGGAGCGGTTATCCTTGCATTCCTGGTACTGCACATGTATGATTTCTGGTTTCACGAAATGAATTACAAGTATGTGAACGGTCTTCCGATTGAGGAGTCCAGATTCTGGGGAGATCTTCATGCAAAATTTGCGGATGTGTGGAGAGTAGTTTTATATGTGATTTCATTTGTGCTTTTAGGGCTTCACTTGTCTCACGGGTTCCAGTCTTCTTTCCAGTCCCTTGGAGCGAGACATCCGAAGTACATGCCGATGCTGAGAAGGGTAAGCATCTGGTATTCTATCCTTATTCCGTTAGGATTTATTTTTATCGCAATTTATCATTTTATAAC